The Papio anubis isolate 15944 chromosome 1, Panubis1.0, whole genome shotgun sequence genome window below encodes:
- the LOC116274123 gene encoding serine/arginine repetitive matrix protein 3-like — protein sequence MPPEHSSPPRWGQLLAPSPHLGAPSLVPRGRPQQPQVSARGLGQQEAAACHWAPAPQSAGRRRPRVARRVTAAGPRGAGPGGRGAGAAADGGGGKSAARRARRGRGRLQKAAWIAAALPPARRGPALRPRPRPRPDPHSTAGASRAASAGICVLLPTGEHQGILRCVHTAYHRERRRGAGETARERWPCPQGAAVCPGRQTDKEAEAQTGQCLHSLALNSRPSRILALLTFPARRPVMPTGPHWDLCLNSRIWGTEKQADLQVSKLQFPAEDTEAVSKGNRPMAPLKTDTEQQMKKTHPKC from the exons ATGCCTCCCGAGCACTCCTCCCCGCCCCGGTGGGGGCAGCTCCTGGCTCCGAGCCCCCACCTCGGGGCTCCCAGCCTGGTCCCTCGCGGCCGACCCCAGCAGCCACAGGTAAGCGCCCGGGGTCTCGGGCAGCAAGAGGCCGCCGCCTGTCACTGGGCTCCGGCTCCACAAAGCGCAGGGCGGAGGCGGCCGCGGGTGGCTCGGCGTGTGACCGCGGCGGGGCCGCGCGGCGCGGGGCCCGGGGGGCGCGGGGCTGGGGCCGCCGCCGACGGGGGAGGAGGCAAGAGCGCGGCGCGCAGAGCCCGGCGCGGCCGCGGGCGGCTGCAAAAGGCGGCCTGGATCGCCGCCGCCCTCCCGCCCGCCCGCCGGGGCCCCGCGCtccggccccggccccgcccccggcccgaCCCCCACTCCACGGCCGGAGCCTCCAGGGCAGCCAGCGCTGGAATCTGTGTCCTCCTTCCGACAGGAGAACATCAAG GCATCCTACGCTGCGTGCACACAGCATATCACCGGGAGAGACGGCGCGGGGCGGGAGAGACGGCGCGGGAGAGAtggccctgccctcaaggagctgcAGTCTGCCCAGGAAGGCAGACAG acaaggaagctgaggcacagacag GACAGTGTTTACACTCCTTAGCCCTGAATTCAAGGCCCTCCAGGATCCTGGCCCTGCTCACCTTTCCAGCCAGACGTCCAGTAATGCCAACTGGCCCACACTGGGACCTCTGTCTCAACTCCAGAATCTGG GGGACAGAAAAGCAGGCAGATCTGCAAGTAAGCAAACTACAGTTCCCCGCAGAAGACACAGAGGCAGTGAGTAAGGGGAACAGACCCATGGCTCCACTGAAGACAGACACAGAGCAGCAGATGAAAAAGACACATCCTAAATGTTAA